The Maridesulfovibrio salexigens DSM 2638 region CATTCTCAAATCTGATTTGCCCCTTGATGGTTCCTGGATTTGTTGCGGCATTGTTTACCGCTTCCGTGGGGTTGTTGAGAATATCCCCAAGCCGCTCAAGGGAAACCCCGGCCTGCTGAAGATCCTGCCAGACCTTGGCAAGACGCAGGATCGGACCGCTGACCCGCTGGGCAAACATGTTGAAAGCCACAAGCTGCCCGATACTCATATCTCCGGCAATAACGGCCCGCGCACCGAACCAGATAACCAGCACGGTAGTTAATTTATTGATAAATTGTGTAGCCTGAACAGCAAAGTTACCCAAATTGTCCGCCCGGAAAGCCGAACGCACGTAATTGGCAATGGTATCTTCCCAACGGCGCTGGAACTGAGGTTCAACAGCCATAGCCTTAACAGTATGAATGTCCGATATTGTCTCCACCAGAAAAGCCTGATTCTCAGCTCCGCGCTGGAACTTATCTTCCAGAAATTTACGCAGGATCGGGGTGATACAGAAGGAAAGGATTACATACAACGGAATGATTGCCGCCACGACTCCTGTCAGCAGCGGGGAATAGCAAAGCATGGCAACAAAAAAAACAACGGTAAAACAAAGGTCGATTATCAGGGTCAACGTTGATCCGGTCAGGAAACGACGCAGACTTTCCAGTTCCCGCACACGGGCAACAGAATCACCCACCCGCCGGGAATTGAAATAAGCGATGGGCAGCTTGACCATATGATTGAAAAGCCGCGCTCCGAGCATGACATCCACCCGGTAGGCTGTGTGCGAAAAAAGCCATGTGCGCATACCCCCAAGAACAACCTCGAAAACCGAAACAATCAGAAGCCCCACAGCAAGCACATCAAGTGTGGTCAGCCCTTTGTTAACCAACACCTTATCTACAACCACCTGAAAAAATAACGGGGTAACCAAAGCAAAAATCTGTAGAAAAAATGAGGCCAGCAAGACTTCGCCGAACAGCTTTTTATACTTGATAATCGAAGGAATAAACCAGCTAAGATTGAACTTGCGCAATCCTTCCGGAAGGATACCCATACGGGTAAGCATGATAACCTGCCCACCCCAGTCCTTTTCAAGTTCCTCTTCCTTAACCAGTTCCGCACTGTCTTTTCTGGGATCCCTGATCAGGGCTGTACCATCACTGACCCGGCCCAGAACTTTCCAGACCCCATCATGGCCCAGAAACATTGCCGGGGTCGGTAGTATTGAAAGCTCATCAAAATCTTTGCGGGCTTCCTTGGCTTTTAATTTGATTGATTTTGCCGCCCGCAAGATTTCAATGCTGTCCATGAATTCTCCCCGGGGGGGATGTTCATGACGGACAGATTCCGTGGAAACCGGGATATTGTGAAAACGCGCAATAAAAACAAGGCACTCCAGACCTGAGTCAAGAGCCGCCGACTGGGTATCGTGCTGCATTGAGAATTGCCTAATGATATCGGAAAAGTTACTGCCGTATAGAACAAGGCCCGGAAAACAAATCTCCGGGCCTTTCAATAATCAGATTATGATGCAGGAGTGATATCCACAGCCATACTTGCCATCTGATCAGCTGTGTACATGCCGTTAACTGCTTCAAAGTAGAAGGATTCAACAGACTTGGAGGCATACCAGTCCTTGAACTGCATAATATCTTTATTCTCATTAGCAGCGATAAGCAGGTCATTGCCGTTCTTGTAGATACCTACGCTAGTGAAATCCTT contains the following coding sequences:
- a CDS encoding type I secretion system permease/ATPase, translated to MQHDTQSAALDSGLECLVFIARFHNIPVSTESVRHEHPPRGEFMDSIEILRAAKSIKLKAKEARKDFDELSILPTPAMFLGHDGVWKVLGRVSDGTALIRDPRKDSAELVKEEELEKDWGGQVIMLTRMGILPEGLRKFNLSWFIPSIIKYKKLFGEVLLASFFLQIFALVTPLFFQVVVDKVLVNKGLTTLDVLAVGLLIVSVFEVVLGGMRTWLFSHTAYRVDVMLGARLFNHMVKLPIAYFNSRRVGDSVARVRELESLRRFLTGSTLTLIIDLCFTVVFFVAMLCYSPLLTGVVAAIIPLYVILSFCITPILRKFLEDKFQRGAENQAFLVETISDIHTVKAMAVEPQFQRRWEDTIANYVRSAFRADNLGNFAVQATQFINKLTTVLVIWFGARAVIAGDMSIGQLVAFNMFAQRVSGPILRLAKVWQDLQQAGVSLERLGDILNNPTEAVNNAATNPGTIKGQIRFENVSFRYRPDGPFILDNINLTVNPGESIGIVGRSGSGKSTLTSLLQRFYPPENGRVLVDGIDLNLVEVSWLRRQIGVVLQESKLFNRDVRENIALSDPGVDMNRVMHAAALAGAHDFILELAEGYSTMVGEQGSTLSGGQRQRIAIARALLTNPRILILDEATSALDYESEHIIQNNMSAISQNRTVMVIAHRLSTIRLCDRIIVMDKGKIVEQGTHSDLIAQNGYYRKLWDYQNKDMGGGSEEAA